Proteins from a single region of Haloterrigena alkaliphila:
- a CDS encoding ATPase: protein MILLVVGADRVDAGKTTFSVGLLERTGAVGYKPRAGNDYWFDHDDCRRAFSGGRLYGKDAKRLARAEARGRQPERLNPVHRLWQPAPGGGTGLLGRADREFVVDRMGRPDGDGDDERLPLFVRNATADVPAVVADALPLEDAISVETVAEFNEVAERRYVPAFEELATEIESAEVAVVESYGDIAQPLQSLDHAAISAVAAVEPGRARIYPADRYCRACEIASSSPKDGALEKRVPDVLDYLDPLERVPLPALGGDERADPSRVAGAYGDAYDALLEAAGQV from the coding sequence ATGATCCTCCTCGTGGTCGGTGCCGACCGCGTCGACGCCGGCAAGACCACGTTCTCGGTCGGCCTGCTCGAGCGGACCGGCGCGGTCGGCTACAAGCCCCGAGCCGGCAACGACTACTGGTTCGACCACGACGACTGCCGACGAGCGTTTTCCGGCGGGAGACTCTACGGCAAGGACGCAAAGCGCCTCGCGCGCGCCGAAGCGCGGGGTCGCCAGCCGGAACGGCTCAATCCGGTTCACCGACTGTGGCAGCCGGCGCCGGGCGGCGGCACGGGGCTGCTCGGACGGGCGGACCGGGAGTTCGTCGTCGACCGCATGGGGCGCCCGGACGGGGACGGGGACGACGAGCGGTTACCCCTGTTCGTCCGCAACGCCACCGCCGACGTTCCCGCGGTCGTCGCCGATGCGCTCCCGCTCGAGGACGCGATCTCGGTCGAGACCGTCGCGGAGTTCAACGAGGTCGCCGAGCGGCGGTACGTCCCCGCGTTCGAGGAACTCGCGACCGAAATCGAGTCGGCGGAAGTCGCCGTCGTCGAATCCTACGGCGACATCGCCCAGCCGCTGCAGTCGCTCGATCACGCGGCGATCAGCGCCGTCGCCGCCGTCGAACCGGGCCGCGCCCGGATCTATCCCGCCGACCGCTACTGCCGGGCCTGCGAAATCGCCAGTTCGAGTCCGAAAGACGGCGCCCTCGAGAAACGCGTCCCGGACGTCCTCGACTACCTCGATCCGCTCGAGCGCGTCCCACTTCCCGCGCTGGGCGGCGACGAGCGGGCGGACCCGTCACGCGTCGCGGGGGCGTACGGCGACGCCTACGACGCGTTGCTCGAGGCGGCCGGGCAGGTCTGA
- a CDS encoding histidine kinase N-terminal 7TM domain-containing protein, which yields MPTGSGLDPIQVIYAVAAVNSLILVGVLSRYRDRRAVLPLCALNLSTGLWAGSLFVVTNLEPGLLALVCFAAVFLGAGGATMMTLVFTLEYTGRERFVTPSILAALSIEPILAVLFVLVNPNELFYTLREDGLVDWGIAFWLHTGYSYVVLSVATVLMLGFLYRSRTLYRGQSAALLTGTVMAWVANAVYLFGPYELDTSPIGFLGASVLYAIAIVRYRLADITPIARDRVLDTVTDGIFVVDDRDRVIDANPVGRALLTDVDESPIGAGVDSLFADWPELQEEYQSLTATPEMAERELAVDGEYFLVRMTPIDDGRDRHLGWLFVVRDITERKRREEQLERQNERLEQFADLVSHDLRNPLTVADGYLEMARETDDDEEYLEEVAQAHERMETIIDDVLALAREGADVTDPEPIDLATVAERAWAGVETVDGSLEIDSSARLLADSDRLQRMFENLFRNSVEHGTEDEDHSLVVSVSVEDDPDRSTIAFSVADDGNGIPADQRERVFEDGYSTGDEGTGFGLSIVQQIAAAHGWSVTATESEAGGARFEFTGVERADGVEPDIDDSTLSSETLDPPSRRS from the coding sequence ATGCCAACGGGTTCGGGACTCGATCCCATACAGGTGATCTACGCGGTCGCGGCCGTCAATAGCCTCATCCTCGTCGGCGTACTGTCTCGGTATCGAGACCGCCGAGCCGTACTACCGCTGTGTGCCCTGAACCTGTCTACGGGCCTGTGGGCCGGTTCCCTGTTCGTCGTGACGAACCTCGAACCGGGACTACTCGCGCTCGTGTGTTTCGCCGCCGTGTTCCTCGGTGCCGGAGGGGCGACGATGATGACGCTCGTCTTTACGCTCGAGTACACCGGTCGAGAGCGGTTCGTCACGCCGTCGATCCTCGCTGCGCTCTCGATCGAACCGATTCTCGCCGTCCTGTTCGTGCTTGTCAACCCCAACGAACTCTTCTATACCCTTCGGGAGGACGGCCTCGTCGACTGGGGGATCGCGTTCTGGCTCCACACCGGGTACTCCTACGTCGTTCTATCCGTGGCAACGGTACTGATGCTCGGGTTCCTGTACCGGTCGCGGACACTATACCGCGGGCAAAGCGCCGCGTTGCTCACCGGCACCGTCATGGCCTGGGTCGCCAACGCCGTCTACCTCTTCGGCCCGTACGAACTGGACACCTCGCCGATCGGCTTCCTCGGAGCCAGCGTACTGTACGCGATCGCGATCGTCCGCTACCGACTGGCCGACATCACGCCGATCGCCCGCGATCGCGTCCTCGACACCGTCACGGACGGTATCTTCGTCGTCGACGATCGTGACCGGGTGATCGACGCGAATCCCGTCGGACGGGCCCTGCTGACGGACGTCGACGAGTCGCCGATCGGCGCCGGCGTCGACTCGTTGTTCGCCGACTGGCCGGAGCTGCAGGAGGAGTACCAGTCGCTGACCGCGACTCCCGAGATGGCCGAACGCGAACTCGCGGTCGACGGCGAGTACTTCCTCGTCCGGATGACGCCGATCGACGACGGTCGCGACCGCCACCTCGGCTGGCTGTTCGTCGTCCGCGATATCACCGAGCGCAAACGCCGCGAGGAACAACTCGAGCGCCAGAACGAGCGCCTCGAGCAATTCGCGGACCTCGTCTCCCACGACCTGCGCAATCCGTTGACCGTCGCCGACGGCTACCTCGAGATGGCCCGCGAGACCGACGACGACGAGGAGTACCTCGAGGAGGTCGCGCAGGCCCACGAGCGCATGGAGACGATCATCGACGACGTGCTCGCGCTCGCCCGCGAGGGAGCCGACGTGACCGATCCGGAACCGATCGATCTGGCGACCGTCGCCGAGCGGGCCTGGGCGGGCGTCGAGACGGTCGATGGGAGCCTCGAGATCGACTCGAGCGCGCGGCTTCTCGCGGACTCCGATCGGCTGCAACGGATGTTCGAGAACCTCTTTCGCAATTCGGTGGAACACGGAACCGAAGACGAGGACCATTCGCTCGTGGTCTCGGTGAGTGTGGAGGACGATCCGGACCGTTCCACGATCGCGTTTTCCGTCGCGGACGACGGTAACGGTATCCCGGCGGATCAGCGCGAACGCGTCTTCGAAGACGGCTACTCGACCGGTGACGAGGGAACCGGATTCGGGTTGAGTATCGTCCAGCAGATCGCCGCGGCACACGGCTGGTCGGTCACCGCAACCGAGAGCGAGGCCGGCGGTGCGCGGTTCGAGTTCACCGGCGTCGAACGCGCCGATGGGGTCGAACCAGATATCGATGATTCGACACTTTCGTCCGAGACGCTCGATCCGCCGTCGAGGCGCTCGTAG
- a CDS encoding ABC transporter ATP-binding protein — protein sequence MTELRLEAVTKRYGGRADGAGGEDGAGAGGENGGGGGTVALRDVDLTVRDGEFFTLVGPSGCGKTTTLRTIAGFEEPTSGSVSFDGEPATGVPPEERDVGVVFQSYALFPHMSVAENVGYGLRFREPPGGTTPGERVRELLELVDLEGMGERDPDQLSGGQRQRVALARALAPEPDLLLLDEPMSALDARLRESLRRQLKRIQSTLGITTVYVTHDQAEALAISDRLAVMRDGRVEQVATPESLYREPATRFVAEFVGDNNVFEGAVRDRTGERARIAIDGVDREFEIAGVPAGADRVSFCVRPAALARGAETNRFDVAVETSEFRGEGVRAYGRWNDRQIVLLLEDGVDGDVTVGFEPTDVHVFDAR from the coding sequence GTGACGGAACTCCGACTCGAGGCCGTCACCAAGCGCTACGGTGGGCGCGCGGACGGAGCGGGTGGAGAGGATGGAGCGGGGGCGGGCGGGGAGAACGGAGGCGGGGGCGGAACCGTCGCGCTGCGAGACGTCGACCTGACGGTCCGCGACGGCGAGTTCTTCACCCTCGTCGGCCCCTCGGGCTGCGGCAAGACGACCACGCTCCGAACGATCGCGGGGTTCGAGGAGCCGACGAGCGGGTCGGTCAGCTTCGACGGCGAGCCGGCGACCGGCGTCCCGCCCGAGGAGCGCGACGTCGGCGTCGTCTTCCAGAGCTACGCGCTGTTTCCCCACATGAGCGTCGCCGAGAACGTCGGCTACGGCCTCCGGTTCCGGGAGCCGCCCGGCGGAACGACTCCCGGGGAGCGTGTCCGCGAACTGCTCGAGCTGGTCGACCTCGAGGGGATGGGCGAGCGCGATCCGGACCAGCTCTCGGGCGGCCAGCGCCAGCGCGTCGCGCTGGCCCGCGCGCTCGCTCCCGAACCCGATCTGCTCCTGCTCGACGAGCCGATGAGCGCGCTCGACGCGCGCCTGCGGGAGTCGCTGCGCCGTCAACTCAAACGCATCCAGTCGACGCTCGGGATCACGACGGTTTACGTCACCCACGACCAGGCGGAGGCGCTGGCGATCTCCGACCGTCTCGCCGTGATGCGCGACGGGCGGGTCGAACAGGTCGCGACGCCGGAGTCGCTCTATCGCGAACCGGCGACGCGGTTCGTCGCCGAGTTCGTCGGCGACAACAACGTCTTCGAGGGCGCCGTTCGCGACCGAACCGGTGAACGGGCGCGGATCGCTATCGACGGAGTCGACCGCGAGTTCGAGATCGCGGGCGTTCCCGCGGGCGCCGACCGGGTGAGCTTCTGCGTGCGGCCGGCCGCGCTCGCCCGAGGCGCCGAGACCAATCGATTCGACGTCGCCGTCGAGACTAGCGAGTTTCGGGGCGAGGGAGTCCGCGCGTACGGCCGGTGGAACGACAGGCAGATCGTGTTACTGCTCGAGGACGGCGTCGACGGCGACGTTACCGTCGGCTTCGAACCGACGGACGTCCACGTCTTCGACGCGCGATAG
- a CDS encoding DUF5827 family protein, with protein MPVPKDEFDSLPPCDFYTPAELLEDDRMYTVYEIARLLQGLEPDAEIDEGTEDVLLDWAIPWVMTNADDLVVAEPRSDDEPGYYGLKE; from the coding sequence ATGCCCGTGCCCAAGGACGAGTTCGACAGTTTGCCACCCTGTGACTTCTACACCCCCGCGGAACTGCTCGAGGACGACCGGATGTACACCGTCTACGAGATCGCCCGGCTCCTGCAGGGGCTCGAGCCCGACGCGGAGATCGACGAGGGGACCGAGGACGTCCTGCTCGACTGGGCGATTCCGTGGGTCATGACCAACGCCGACGACCTCGTGGTCGCGGAACCGCGGAGCGACGACGAACCGGGCTACTACGGCCTGAAAGAATGA
- a CDS encoding thiamine ABC transporter substrate-binding protein — MKRRTVVGAVAGGATLGVAGCLTRDGNGDGNSNEGDGTLTVVTYPSMIDEENAAGPWLKEAFESEHPDAELEWKQLPDQRINHYIGQADGGGEIDADVYLGLNVDDLVAVDDNLADGGLFRELETDRLDRADRIRDGLDLGDPHGRALPYDTGYISLVYDESEVDEPQTFEDLTEPAYEDALLAQNAQTSDPGQAFLLWTIDAFGEDGYLDYWRELDENGVRILDDWSESYYGAYMEEERPMVVSYSTDQVFASAEGNDLTRHQIAFLNGQGYANPEGMGIFEDAGDVDLAYDFFDFVLSNEAQAEIAQRNVQFPAVDEEYVDLDEEFDKYAHVPPEAVTVGYDRLRGNLDGWVEDWAREFASQ, encoded by the coding sequence ATGAAACGACGAACGGTCGTCGGCGCGGTCGCCGGCGGTGCGACGCTCGGCGTCGCGGGCTGTCTGACCCGGGACGGAAACGGTGACGGGAACTCGAACGAGGGCGACGGGACGCTCACCGTCGTCACCTACCCGTCGATGATCGACGAGGAGAACGCCGCCGGCCCGTGGCTCAAGGAAGCGTTCGAATCGGAGCATCCCGACGCCGAACTCGAGTGGAAGCAGTTGCCGGATCAGCGGATCAACCACTACATCGGGCAGGCCGACGGCGGCGGTGAAATCGACGCCGACGTCTACCTCGGACTGAACGTCGACGACCTGGTGGCCGTCGACGACAACCTCGCGGACGGCGGACTCTTCCGCGAACTCGAGACGGATCGGCTCGACCGGGCCGATCGAATCCGCGACGGGCTGGATCTGGGCGATCCGCACGGTCGCGCGCTCCCCTACGACACGGGCTACATCAGCCTCGTCTACGACGAGAGCGAGGTCGACGAACCGCAGACGTTCGAGGATCTGACCGAACCCGCCTACGAGGACGCGCTGCTGGCCCAGAACGCACAGACCTCGGATCCGGGACAGGCGTTCCTCCTGTGGACGATCGACGCATTCGGCGAGGACGGCTACCTCGACTACTGGCGGGAACTGGACGAGAACGGCGTCCGCATCCTCGACGACTGGAGCGAGTCCTACTACGGCGCGTACATGGAAGAAGAGCGGCCGATGGTCGTCTCCTACTCGACCGATCAGGTGTTCGCGAGCGCGGAAGGAAACGACCTCACGCGCCATCAGATCGCGTTCCTGAACGGACAGGGTTACGCCAACCCCGAGGGAATGGGGATCTTCGAGGACGCCGGAGACGTCGACCTCGCCTACGACTTCTTCGACTTCGTCCTCTCGAACGAGGCGCAGGCGGAGATCGCCCAGCGCAACGTCCAGTTCCCCGCCGTCGACGAGGAGTACGTCGACCTGGACGAGGAGTTCGACAAGTACGCCCACGTGCCGCCGGAGGCGGTGACCGTCGGCTACGACAGGCTCCGGGGCAATCTCGACGGCTGGGTCGAAGACTGGGCTCGCGAGTTCGCCAGCCAGTAA
- a CDS encoding MBL fold metallo-hydrolase: protein MIANLAQGVRAFTSNVFLVDGERTVLIDTGANFDVVDAIRDRIDDIDAVVLTHTHRDHVGNLEAVTDAFGVDAWGYDPSIDGVDHAIEDEETVRLGDHEYVALHTPGHKNDHLCFYSDDADVLFAGDLIFQNGSFGRTDLEEGDREALVESIDRVLERIDEDLAAMHTGHGPSVTNNPYEHVELSARMARQA, encoded by the coding sequence ATGATCGCCAATCTCGCGCAGGGCGTACGGGCGTTTACGAGCAACGTCTTTCTGGTCGACGGCGAGCGGACCGTGCTGATCGATACCGGGGCGAACTTCGACGTCGTCGACGCGATCCGCGACCGGATCGACGACATCGACGCCGTCGTTCTCACGCACACCCACCGGGATCACGTCGGCAACCTCGAGGCCGTCACGGACGCCTTCGGCGTCGACGCGTGGGGGTACGATCCCTCGATCGACGGCGTCGACCACGCCATCGAGGACGAGGAGACGGTCCGACTCGGTGACCATGAGTACGTCGCGCTCCACACGCCGGGACACAAGAACGACCACCTCTGCTTCTACAGCGACGACGCCGACGTCCTCTTCGCGGGCGACCTGATCTTCCAGAACGGGAGTTTCGGCCGGACCGATCTCGAGGAAGGCGACCGCGAGGCGCTCGTCGAGAGCATCGACCGCGTCCTCGAGCGGATCGACGAGGACCTCGCGGCGATGCACACGGGCCACGGGCCCAGCGTGACGAACAATCCGTACGAACACGTCGAACTCTCCGCGCGGATGGCTCGACAGGCCTGA
- a CDS encoding histidine kinase N-terminal 7TM domain-containing protein gives MAIGHGVIVGGYGLATLLGVALGVVVWRHRDRRGTIPLAICLFATALYSGSLFVASVADSFAVSRLMIRVLFIGITTSIATLFVFLVEYTGREHLVTRRTIAALAIEPIVVVGLAFTNPRNVFIEAFEPNAAAVTGLEVTWGPAAAVHTLYSYLLLVTASVLVLEFLYRSRSVYRGQAAALLGATIVPALANLAYLTEMFPFDPMPIGYLVSGALLTVAIFRYQLVDVVPIARDRVLDTVSDAVFVVDREDRVIDCNPVGRELLAELDDSPIGTGVDALFADIPELREEYSDLTEAPVEAERELALMGGHFHVQVTPIEDGRDRHVGWLFIVRDITERKRRETKLKRQNKRLERFADLVSHDLRNPLTVADGYVDLARETGDTDHLEEVERAHERMETIIDDVLALAREGEAVTDPEPVDLGSLAEQAWANVDTGDAALSIEGTTTLLGDGTRLLRLLENLFRNSIEHGRPVDDPEGVDEPRGADDSREPPMTVSVGVIGTSPNYGFYVADDGRGLPDDHERVFEEGYTTDAEGTGFGLSIVEEISTAHGWTVDACESEDGGARFEFTGIETVDAAARTESTTATTD, from the coding sequence ATGGCAATTGGCCACGGTGTGATCGTGGGGGGCTACGGGCTGGCGACCCTCCTGGGGGTCGCCCTCGGTGTCGTCGTCTGGCGACACCGCGACAGACGTGGAACGATCCCGCTGGCCATCTGCCTGTTCGCGACGGCGCTGTACTCGGGGTCGCTGTTCGTCGCCAGCGTCGCCGACAGTTTCGCGGTGTCGCGGCTCATGATCCGGGTACTGTTTATCGGCATCACGACCAGTATCGCGACGCTGTTCGTGTTCCTCGTCGAGTACACCGGTCGCGAACACCTCGTCACCCGGCGGACGATCGCCGCGCTGGCGATCGAACCGATCGTCGTCGTCGGACTCGCGTTCACGAATCCACGAAACGTGTTCATCGAGGCGTTCGAACCGAATGCGGCGGCCGTCACCGGTCTCGAAGTGACCTGGGGACCCGCGGCCGCCGTTCACACGCTCTACTCGTATCTCCTCCTGGTGACCGCGTCCGTGCTGGTCCTCGAGTTCCTGTATCGGTCCCGATCGGTCTACCGCGGGCAGGCCGCCGCCTTACTTGGGGCCACGATCGTTCCGGCGCTCGCGAACCTGGCGTATCTTACCGAGATGTTCCCGTTCGATCCGATGCCGATCGGCTACCTCGTCAGCGGCGCGTTGCTCACGGTCGCGATCTTCCGCTACCAGCTGGTCGACGTCGTCCCGATCGCGCGAGATCGCGTGCTCGACACCGTCTCGGACGCCGTCTTCGTCGTCGACAGGGAGGATCGGGTTATCGACTGTAACCCGGTCGGGAGGGAACTGCTCGCGGAACTCGACGACTCGCCGATCGGTACCGGCGTCGACGCGCTGTTCGCCGACATACCAGAGTTGCGCGAGGAGTATTCCGACCTGACCGAAGCGCCGGTCGAAGCCGAACGCGAACTGGCGCTCATGGGCGGCCACTTCCACGTGCAGGTGACGCCGATCGAGGACGGCCGCGATCGCCACGTCGGCTGGCTGTTCATCGTCCGCGATATCACCGAGCGCAAACGCCGCGAGACGAAGCTGAAGCGCCAGAACAAGCGCCTCGAGCGGTTCGCGGACCTCGTCTCCCACGACCTGCGCAATCCGCTGACCGTCGCCGACGGCTACGTCGATCTGGCCCGGGAGACCGGAGACACGGATCACCTGGAGGAAGTCGAGCGGGCTCACGAGCGTATGGAAACGATCATCGACGACGTCCTCGCGCTCGCACGCGAGGGGGAGGCGGTGACCGATCCGGAGCCGGTCGACCTGGGGTCGCTGGCCGAGCAGGCCTGGGCGAACGTCGACACCGGCGACGCAGCGCTGTCGATCGAGGGAACGACGACCCTCCTCGGCGACGGGACGCGATTGCTTCGGCTCCTCGAGAACCTGTTTCGAAATTCGATCGAACACGGCCGTCCAGTCGACGATCCCGAGGGAGTCGACGAGCCGAGGGGAGCGGACGACTCGCGGGAGCCGCCCATGACCGTCTCGGTCGGCGTCATCGGAACGAGTCCGAACTACGGGTTCTACGTCGCGGACGACGGCCGCGGGTTGCCCGACGACCACGAGCGCGTCTTCGAAGAGGGGTACACGACCGACGCGGAGGGAACGGGCTTCGGACTGAGCATCGTCGAAGAGATTTCGACCGCTCACGGGTGGACCGTCGACGCCTGCGAGAGCGAGGACGGAGGCGCTCGGTTCGAGTTCACCGGTATCGAGACCGTCGACGCGGCCGCTCGGACGGAATCGACCACGGCGACTACTGACTGA
- a CDS encoding helix-turn-helix transcriptional regulator: protein MNRSVSVGIIVFVVAFAAAVGAPTTMAAGTPTAEGDSPHTQQSTTDPRIQLQSSTNSIANTQDFDQTTFEITVHENGSATWTFQHQRRFDSENESEEREAFQTFAEEFESEETDLYQRFTTLVDSLVETGMDRTDREMEATNFRRSARVEEQLGTSRGIVEMSFTWEGIAEVDGNTVTVGDVFEGIYLAEDQAIEISAGDGLTFERVEPTGEARYTGESVKSTNEVVWRGEHQFLDGQPQAVLVTEASDSASWPFAAGGLLLLVIAVGAVWYGRRWWPDAGADEGSEPETPAQTEDATAETAAAGTAAAAAGTDDRTEAAAASEPLTDDELLTDEDRVVKLIRENGGRMKQVNIVEETGWSKSKVSMLLSDMEEDGTISKLRVGRENIISLDGFEPEATKSPFEE from the coding sequence ATGAACCGGTCGGTCTCCGTCGGCATTATCGTTTTCGTCGTCGCGTTCGCCGCCGCAGTCGGCGCTCCGACGACGATGGCCGCCGGCACACCAACTGCCGAAGGGGACTCACCCCACACCCAGCAATCGACGACGGATCCACGGATCCAGCTCCAGTCGTCGACCAACTCGATCGCCAATACGCAGGATTTCGACCAGACGACCTTCGAGATTACCGTCCACGAGAACGGGAGCGCGACGTGGACGTTCCAGCACCAGCGCCGATTCGACAGCGAGAACGAATCCGAGGAACGCGAGGCGTTCCAGACGTTCGCCGAGGAGTTCGAATCGGAGGAAACCGACCTCTATCAGCGCTTCACGACGCTGGTCGACTCGCTCGTCGAAACCGGGATGGACCGAACCGACCGCGAAATGGAAGCGACGAACTTCCGGCGGTCAGCCCGGGTCGAAGAACAACTCGGCACGAGCCGGGGTATCGTCGAAATGTCGTTCACCTGGGAGGGGATCGCCGAGGTGGACGGCAACACGGTCACGGTCGGCGACGTCTTCGAAGGGATCTACCTGGCGGAGGATCAGGCGATCGAAATCTCGGCCGGAGACGGGCTCACGTTCGAACGGGTCGAACCCACCGGGGAGGCCCGGTACACGGGCGAATCGGTCAAGTCGACGAACGAGGTGGTCTGGCGGGGCGAACACCAGTTCCTCGACGGCCAGCCCCAGGCGGTGCTCGTCACGGAGGCCAGCGACAGCGCATCGTGGCCGTTCGCTGCCGGCGGCCTGCTCTTGCTCGTGATCGCCGTCGGCGCCGTCTGGTATGGCCGCCGGTGGTGGCCCGACGCCGGCGCCGATGAAGGGTCGGAGCCCGAGACACCGGCGCAGACGGAGGACGCGACGGCCGAGACCGCCGCCGCGGGAACGGCAGCGGCAGCGGCGGGTACCGACGACCGGACTGAGGCCGCCGCGGCGTCGGAGCCGCTCACCGACGACGAACTGCTCACCGACGAGGACCGGGTCGTCAAACTGATCCGCGAGAACGGCGGTCGGATGAAACAGGTCAACATCGTCGAGGAAACCGGCTGGTCGAAGTCCAAGGTCAGCATGCTCCTCTCGGACATGGAGGAAGACGGCACCATCAGCAAACTCCGCGTCGGTCGCGAGAACATCATCAGCCTCGACGGGTTCGAACCCGAGGCGACGAAGTCGCCCTTCGAGGAGTAG
- a CDS encoding ABC transporter permease, with the protein MPAADRVAAARDRLEGVRSWLERHGLSLAALGTTAVLAVMLYLPVGVVFVEAVLEEGRPTLAHFAEVLTDPFYFGALADVFADPLAVGDHLASLAGWLGAISVAPTLAYPIPGLDLPVPWLALDAPPVRKGLFGFTAYQAALSTVASVAIGLPAAYVLANYEFYGRRTLRSLTILPFVLPGILVAVGFYSMFGRTGTLNSLLGAVGLGPFAFVETSPLAIVILAHAFYNAPLVARLTVAAWESVDARTVETARSLGASRRRAFRDVVVPQLLPAVLTGALLTFIFTFMTFPIVLALGGLRLATVEVWIYDRVQRLAYGEAATLAVLETMLSLGLTYAYLRYESAQAGFSRAPSPTPKEPLFPDLRTALSPRRLAVLGYGLVALVLFVGPMASLLVGSVTDGAGFTLDHYAFLLERQLEGASFQTLPLPAIRNSLLFGLATLAVAVPMGVVISVLTVRAGRSGRIVDALAMLPLAVSGVVFGIGLLQGLVFGLSLPGGWRLQLTGSVAIVAAHAVAAYPFVTRNVSPLLANLDPAMVESARALGASRTRALLDVELPLVRSGIVAGAAFAFAISIGEFSSTVILASGSESYTMPVAVERYLGRRSGPAIAMGSLLLLVTAASFVVIDRVGGGERA; encoded by the coding sequence ATGCCCGCCGCAGATCGCGTCGCCGCCGCCCGCGACCGCCTCGAGGGCGTCCGGTCGTGGCTCGAGCGCCACGGCCTCTCGCTCGCCGCGCTCGGGACGACGGCCGTCCTCGCCGTCATGCTGTACCTCCCCGTCGGCGTCGTCTTCGTCGAGGCCGTTCTCGAGGAGGGGCGGCCGACGCTCGCGCACTTCGCCGAGGTCCTGACGGATCCGTTCTATTTCGGGGCCCTCGCGGACGTCTTCGCCGACCCGCTCGCGGTCGGCGACCACCTCGCCTCGCTGGCGGGGTGGCTGGGGGCGATTTCCGTCGCCCCGACGCTCGCGTATCCGATTCCCGGCCTCGACCTGCCGGTGCCGTGGCTCGCCCTCGACGCGCCGCCCGTCCGGAAGGGGCTGTTCGGGTTCACGGCGTATCAGGCCGCGCTGTCGACCGTCGCGAGCGTCGCGATCGGACTGCCCGCCGCGTACGTGCTCGCGAACTACGAGTTCTACGGCCGGCGGACGCTCCGGTCGTTGACGATCCTCCCGTTCGTCCTGCCGGGCATCCTCGTGGCGGTCGGCTTCTACTCGATGTTCGGGCGGACGGGGACGCTCAACAGTCTGCTCGGGGCGGTCGGCCTCGGTCCGTTCGCGTTCGTCGAGACGAGTCCGCTCGCGATCGTGATCCTCGCGCACGCCTTCTACAACGCGCCGCTGGTCGCCCGACTCACCGTCGCGGCGTGGGAATCGGTCGACGCCCGGACCGTCGAGACCGCCCGCAGCCTCGGCGCGAGTCGGCGCCGGGCCTTCCGGGACGTCGTCGTCCCGCAACTGCTCCCGGCGGTGCTCACCGGCGCACTGCTGACGTTCATCTTCACGTTCATGACCTTCCCCATCGTGCTCGCGCTGGGCGGGCTCCGGCTGGCGACCGTCGAGGTCTGGATCTACGACCGCGTCCAGCGGCTGGCCTACGGCGAGGCGGCCACGCTCGCCGTCCTCGAGACGATGCTCTCGCTGGGACTCACGTACGCATACCTCCGCTACGAGTCCGCGCAGGCGGGGTTCTCCAGGGCGCCCTCGCCCACGCCGAAAGAACCGCTCTTCCCCGACCTGCGGACGGCGCTCTCGCCGCGGCGACTCGCGGTTCTGGGCTACGGGCTCGTCGCGCTCGTCCTCTTCGTCGGACCGATGGCGAGCCTGCTCGTCGGCAGCGTCACGGACGGCGCCGGGTTCACGCTCGACCACTACGCGTTCCTCCTCGAGCGTCAGCTCGAGGGCGCGAGCTTCCAGACGCTGCCGCTGCCCGCGATCCGGAACTCGCTGCTGTTCGGCCTCGCGACGCTGGCCGTCGCGGTGCCGATGGGGGTCGTAATCTCGGTGCTGACGGTCCGCGCTGGGCGAAGCGGCCGAATCGTCGACGCGCTCGCGATGCTTCCGCTGGCCGTCAGCGGCGTCGTGTTCGGGATCGGACTCCTACAGGGACTGGTCTTCGGCCTCTCGCTGCCCGGCGGCTGGCGGCTCCAGCTGACGGGCTCGGTCGCCATCGTCGCCGCCCACGCGGTCGCGGCCTACCCGTTCGTGACGCGGAACGTCTCGCCGCTGCTCGCGAACCTCGATCCCGCGATGGTCGAGTCGGCCCGGGCGCTCGGCGCGTCGCGAACGCGCGCGCTGCTCGACGTCGAACTCCCGCTGGTGCGAAGCGGCATCGTCGCGGGGGCCGCGTTCGCCTTCGCCATCTCGATCGGCGAGTTCTCTTCGACGGTGATTTTGGCCAGCGGGAGCGAGAGCTACACGATGCCCGTCGCCGTCGAACGCTATCTGGGTCGCCGCTCCGGCCCCGCGATCGCCATGGGATCCCTGCTGTTGCTCGTGACGGCGGCGAGTTTCGTCGTCATCGACCGCGTCGGCGGGGGTGAGCGGGCGTGA